In Streptomyces sp. 840.1, one DNA window encodes the following:
- a CDS encoding LuxR family transcriptional regulator, giving the protein MHLVERDSQWAALGGLFSAAVRREGGTAVIHGPPGCGRSELLSAFSERLAQEAGAVVLRAVGTPAESHVPGGMLRQLFAGPHRIATELRERAGALLGAAPAADAGSTPGGPALPSWVTAELCALIDAASSHDPLLIAVDDLHHADETSYRFLLRLMHTARTSRVLVVVTERTSVPAERPLPDMDLLALQHAHRISLPMLSPAGVRRILADRLAPDEADHHAERIHRASGGSPLLVRALMAELPDMATGLAADGQTAGRTGTESLAATASFARTALSLLHRSGPTILNAARAAAVLGPSSSEFNVSRVLGLDRGEGSAALEALGTMGVFQDDRFAHPVVGTAVLQDPSFVERDAMALAAARVLYECGAADIDVAQRVVAAGRAEPWARLPLIHAAEEMLRTGHAGSAVRCLELAHAVGPTDEDRARTMAYLAHATGRDNPSEQTMYNDPLLGHVRDGSLTGRCALTLVRHLLRDGREQDAVEVIQRVGAGRSKLDSETTTALEQTRQFLRVYYPSTPWPLPDVRTHFGSRHAQRRATGRTFTGSSPQHGAVLLKLVLDEGPQDVVVQWGRQILEAISPDERSLETAVAVLQALTYSEHYELAEQWGARLQAVASDHGIPRWSSILTAVRAETAIRRGDPPASLTMAESALKALSPELWGVGVGLPVATLLQAYTDTGRHDEAQALLLHQRLPGVARTRFGLVYQHARGRHYLGTGRHYAALDAFLACGETARSWGFDVPTFLPWRSDAAFALLEMGEADEARRLIHEQEQRPGGASSTLRGIGLRALARAGRAGDRLALLRESATHLSNSGNELELARTLVALAHSYRRAGDYSKAEMVAHQARFRASECSASPLLGELDAASESGPALRAPLVRDSTDSELLTDAERRVAELAALGSSNREIARKLHVTVSTVEQHLTRIYRKLCIKRRSELPRRLTLNRFAQDTGRFPKAVS; this is encoded by the coding sequence ATGCACCTGGTCGAGCGGGACAGTCAGTGGGCGGCGCTCGGAGGCCTGTTCTCCGCAGCTGTCCGCCGCGAGGGGGGCACGGCGGTAATCCACGGTCCCCCCGGGTGCGGCAGGAGCGAGCTCCTGTCGGCGTTCTCCGAGCGCCTGGCGCAGGAGGCGGGCGCGGTGGTCCTGAGAGCCGTCGGCACTCCGGCGGAGAGCCACGTGCCCGGCGGGATGCTGCGTCAGCTGTTCGCGGGCCCGCACCGGATCGCGACCGAGCTCCGGGAACGGGCCGGCGCGCTGCTCGGCGCCGCCCCGGCGGCGGACGCCGGGTCGACACCCGGCGGGCCGGCTCTCCCCTCCTGGGTGACTGCGGAACTGTGCGCGCTCATCGATGCCGCGTCGTCACACGATCCCCTGCTCATCGCGGTCGACGACCTTCATCACGCGGACGAGACCTCATATCGGTTCCTGCTCCGGCTGATGCATACCGCCCGGACCTCCCGCGTCCTCGTGGTGGTGACCGAACGCACGTCGGTTCCGGCCGAACGCCCCTTACCGGACATGGACTTACTGGCTCTTCAGCATGCTCACCGGATCTCGCTGCCCATGCTGTCGCCCGCCGGGGTCCGCCGGATTCTCGCCGATCGCCTCGCACCGGACGAAGCGGACCACCACGCGGAGAGGATCCATCGGGCCAGCGGCGGCAGTCCTCTGCTCGTACGGGCTCTGATGGCGGAGCTGCCGGACATGGCCACCGGACTGGCCGCCGATGGTCAGACGGCGGGCCGGACCGGCACGGAATCGCTCGCGGCGACGGCTTCGTTCGCCCGGACCGCCCTGTCCCTGCTCCACCGCAGCGGCCCGACGATCCTGAACGCCGCCCGCGCCGCCGCCGTCCTCGGTCCGTCATCAAGCGAGTTCAACGTCAGCAGGGTTCTCGGACTGGACCGGGGCGAGGGCTCGGCGGCGCTGGAGGCCCTCGGCACCATGGGTGTGTTCCAGGATGACCGGTTCGCGCATCCGGTGGTGGGGACCGCCGTTCTGCAGGACCCTTCCTTCGTGGAACGGGACGCGATGGCCCTGGCCGCCGCACGGGTGCTGTACGAGTGCGGGGCCGCGGACATCGATGTCGCCCAGCGTGTCGTCGCGGCCGGCCGGGCCGAACCGTGGGCACGTCTGCCCTTGATCCACGCCGCCGAGGAGATGCTTCGCACCGGGCACGCGGGGTCGGCCGTGCGCTGCCTGGAACTGGCCCACGCGGTCGGCCCGACCGACGAGGACCGGGCGAGGACCATGGCGTATCTCGCGCATGCCACCGGGCGGGACAATCCGTCCGAGCAGACCATGTACAACGATCCCCTGCTCGGCCACGTGCGCGACGGCTCCCTGACCGGCCGGTGCGCACTCACTCTCGTACGCCATCTGCTGCGGGACGGACGCGAACAGGACGCCGTCGAGGTCATCCAGAGGGTCGGGGCCGGCCGGTCGAAACTGGATTCCGAGACCACGACGGCGCTGGAACAGACCCGGCAGTTCCTCCGTGTCTACTACCCGTCGACGCCGTGGCCCCTGCCCGACGTCCGGACACACTTCGGCAGCAGGCATGCGCAACGGCGTGCCACCGGCCGCACCTTCACCGGCAGCAGCCCCCAGCACGGAGCCGTCCTCCTGAAGCTGGTCCTCGACGAGGGACCGCAGGACGTCGTCGTCCAGTGGGGCAGGCAGATACTGGAGGCCATAAGTCCGGACGAGCGCTCGCTGGAGACCGCGGTGGCGGTGCTCCAGGCGCTCACCTATTCCGAGCACTACGAACTCGCCGAGCAGTGGGGCGCGCGGCTCCAGGCCGTCGCGTCGGATCACGGCATTCCCCGGTGGAGCTCGATCCTGACCGCGGTGCGCGCGGAGACGGCGATACGGCGGGGCGACCCTCCGGCCTCGCTCACCATGGCGGAGTCGGCGCTCAAGGCACTGTCTCCGGAGCTGTGGGGGGTGGGGGTCGGGCTTCCGGTGGCCACGCTCCTCCAGGCATACACGGACACGGGGCGACACGACGAGGCCCAGGCACTTCTGCTGCACCAGCGACTGCCGGGTGTGGCCAGAACCCGGTTCGGCCTTGTGTACCAGCACGCCCGCGGCCGTCACTACCTGGGGACGGGCCGGCACTACGCGGCGCTCGACGCGTTTCTGGCCTGTGGCGAGACGGCGAGGTCGTGGGGGTTCGATGTCCCGACCTTTCTTCCCTGGCGCAGTGATGCGGCATTCGCGCTCCTGGAGATGGGAGAGGCGGACGAGGCTCGTCGTCTGATACACGAACAGGAACAGCGTCCGGGCGGCGCCTCGTCCACCCTCCGGGGCATCGGCCTGCGGGCTCTGGCCAGGGCCGGCCGGGCCGGTGACCGTCTGGCACTGCTACGGGAATCGGCCACGCACCTCAGTAACAGCGGCAACGAACTGGAACTGGCACGGACCCTGGTGGCACTCGCCCACAGCTACCGGCGCGCCGGGGACTACTCCAAAGCGGAGATGGTGGCCCATCAGGCCCGCTTCAGGGCGAGCGAGTGCAGCGCGAGCCCACTGCTCGGTGAGCTGGACGCCGCCTCGGAGTCCGGGCCCGCGCTCCGCGCGCCCCTGGTGCGTGACTCGACGGACAGCGAGCTGCTCACCGATGCCGAGCGGCGGGTTGCCGAACTGGCGGCGCTGGGCAGCTCGAACCGCGAAATCGCTCGCAAGCTGCATGTCACGGTGAGCACCGTCGAACAGCACCTCACGCGGATCTACCGAAAGTTGTGCATCAAGCGCCGCTCGGA
- a CDS encoding SDR family NAD(P)-dependent oxidoreductase, translating to MVPDVRFDDLVVVVTGAGGGIGRAMALAFARRGARVVVNDLGGPPTGGDTPRAELARTVVREIREAGGEAIASTHTVATPEGGEAIIRTALDAWGRIDALIANAAILRDSLFTRMLPEDFDDVVAVNLRGAFCVMQPAFRAMAEQGHGNIVAVTSVAGLCGSYGGANYSASKAGLVGLTKAVAWEGQKYGIKANLLAPGALDTRQSEAFNATGALLPGRPAPDVEPGEEMKLLTADRVAPMALVLAHPSCPVTAETYGAAGGWFHRYWTAHSEGWAGTREPTAEDITQHWEAVRGQSPAGREIDQETFRFALSANQRGLAPLLDQQLTID from the coding sequence ATGGTGCCGGACGTACGGTTCGACGACCTTGTGGTGGTGGTCACCGGCGCTGGGGGCGGCATCGGACGGGCCATGGCTCTGGCCTTCGCCCGCCGCGGTGCCCGGGTGGTCGTCAACGACCTCGGAGGCCCGCCGACCGGAGGAGACACCCCCAGGGCGGAACTGGCTCGAACCGTCGTGCGGGAGATCCGTGAAGCGGGGGGCGAGGCGATCGCCTCCACCCACACCGTGGCCACGCCAGAGGGGGGCGAGGCGATCATCCGTACGGCGCTCGATGCCTGGGGACGGATCGACGCGCTCATCGCGAACGCCGCCATCCTGCGGGACAGCCTCTTCACCCGGATGCTGCCCGAGGACTTCGACGATGTGGTCGCCGTGAACCTGCGCGGTGCCTTCTGTGTCATGCAGCCGGCCTTCCGGGCCATGGCGGAACAGGGCCACGGCAACATCGTCGCGGTGACCTCCGTGGCCGGACTGTGCGGCTCGTACGGAGGCGCCAACTACTCCGCCTCCAAGGCAGGGCTCGTGGGTCTCACCAAGGCCGTGGCCTGGGAGGGGCAGAAGTACGGGATCAAGGCCAACCTGCTCGCGCCCGGCGCACTGGACACCCGGCAGTCCGAGGCGTTCAACGCCACCGGCGCCCTGCTGCCGGGCCGGCCGGCCCCGGACGTCGAACCGGGCGAGGAGATGAAGCTGCTCACCGCCGACCGGGTGGCCCCGATGGCCCTGGTGCTGGCGCATCCGAGCTGCCCGGTGACCGCGGAGACGTACGGCGCGGCCGGCGGCTGGTTCCACCGGTACTGGACCGCCCACAGCGAGGGGTGGGCCGGGACGAGAGAACCCACCGCCGAGGACATCACCCAGCACTGGGAAGCGGTCCGGGGGCAGTCGCCGGCGGGCCGTGAGATCGACCAGGAGACCTTCCGGTTCGCCCTGAGCGCGAACCAGCGGGGGCTCGCCCCCCTGCTCGACCAGCAGCTGACGATCGACTGA
- a CDS encoding cytochrome P450, producing MDINIVTPESVLDPWPLLDRLRETGPVVRSEAMGGVWLVSSYEHCREVLLDPTRFSNTVFASTDFGPWFEGTDTMVHTDPPDHTRLRSMVQKAFTYRSVQQLEPRIAEIVRELLDAPEFVTGMASGEPVDVLGQFISALPTTVISELLGIPSSDRKLFYQWAEAMMRCIMADPRLVPQAHIDAAVTSGRDMLAYLQAEITARRRSGTTDDLIGRLVQQNTDGALSDDELAATCVTLLVAGSDTTSSTTTTMLSLLASHPEQRRRVIEDRVLVPTGIEETLRFEPTARVNFRKVLGDVELGGQRLADGDVVWALVIAANRDPARFGEPDRYDITRNPNPHLTFGQGPHLCLGAQLARMEIRHAINAFLDRWPHYEVAERRPSPAYAALTWEKFTVAGGR from the coding sequence ATGGACATCAACATCGTGACGCCCGAATCGGTTCTGGACCCCTGGCCGTTGCTCGACCGGCTGCGGGAGACCGGGCCCGTCGTCCGCAGCGAGGCGATGGGCGGCGTCTGGCTCGTCTCCTCCTACGAGCACTGCCGGGAGGTTCTCCTGGACCCCACGCGGTTCTCGAACACCGTCTTCGCGTCCACCGACTTCGGACCGTGGTTCGAGGGCACGGACACCATGGTCCACACCGACCCGCCGGACCACACGCGGCTGCGCTCGATGGTGCAGAAGGCGTTCACGTACCGCTCGGTCCAGCAACTGGAGCCCCGGATCGCGGAGATCGTCCGGGAACTGCTCGACGCGCCGGAGTTCGTGACGGGCATGGCGTCCGGCGAACCGGTGGATGTGCTTGGCCAGTTCATCAGCGCCCTGCCCACGACCGTCATCTCCGAACTGCTGGGCATCCCCAGCAGTGACCGCAAACTCTTCTACCAGTGGGCGGAGGCCATGATGCGCTGCATCATGGCCGACCCGCGCCTGGTACCGCAGGCACACATCGATGCCGCGGTCACCAGCGGCCGGGACATGCTCGCCTATCTCCAGGCGGAGATCACCGCCCGGCGCAGGAGCGGTACCACCGACGACCTCATCGGCCGTCTCGTGCAGCAGAACACCGACGGGGCACTGTCGGACGACGAGCTCGCCGCGACCTGCGTCACGCTGCTCGTCGCCGGATCCGACACGACGTCGTCCACGACGACCACCATGCTGTCCCTGCTGGCGAGCCACCCCGAACAGCGCCGGCGCGTGATCGAGGACCGGGTGCTCGTGCCGACGGGCATAGAGGAGACCCTGCGCTTCGAGCCGACGGCCCGGGTGAACTTCAGAAAGGTGCTCGGAGACGTCGAACTCGGCGGACAACGGCTCGCCGACGGAGACGTCGTCTGGGCACTGGTCATCGCCGCCAACCGGGATCCGGCCCGCTTCGGAGAGCCGGACCGGTACGACATCACCAGGAACCCCAACCCTCATCTGACGTTCGGGCAGGGGCCGCACCTGTGTCTGGGTGCGCAGCTCGCCCGGATGGAGATCCGGCACGCCATCAACGCCTTCCTCGACCGCTGGCCGCACTACGAAGTCGCCGAGCGCCGCCCATCTCCCGCCTACGCCGCGCTGACCTGGGAGAAGTTCACAGTCGCCGGCGGGCGGTGA
- a CDS encoding cytochrome P450 produces MTTETQPIEVDFDPWSPRLAGEDQDFWAVMNGLRDRGPVLRSSAYGGFWIITTHEEVLAANKDWETFSSAQGVSLPHNPGAPLLAPIEVDPPEHRDWRRLLNPLMSPPTVARHEPAMRRIASDLMDEFVAAGQCDLAVDFAWKFVPAALFQLLLGVAPQEVPHTRELAHRIVSHGTTQEEQNQAFADLSDWSLRYLDWRETQPERGDVVDALLRGEMRGRPLTREEMVRAMILLIVAGMDTTSNSIGDLALHLIDDPALTELFRDNEHSVEQIVEEMLRHGSVSFGLSRVTTRETVVAGCRIPQGERVFLLWAGANRDRRVFPDPESFDPSRAPNPHLAFGAGPHRCMGAHFARLMLKVAATEIHARMPGLRLRPGARIEQPPGLVRSTRSLPVLFEPTAVREAR; encoded by the coding sequence ATGACGACCGAGACCCAGCCCATCGAAGTGGATTTCGACCCCTGGAGTCCCCGCCTCGCCGGGGAGGACCAAGACTTCTGGGCGGTGATGAACGGCCTGCGGGATCGTGGGCCGGTGCTCCGCAGCAGCGCCTACGGCGGGTTCTGGATCATCACCACCCATGAGGAAGTGCTCGCCGCCAACAAGGACTGGGAGACGTTCTCCTCCGCCCAGGGCGTGTCCCTGCCGCACAATCCCGGCGCCCCGCTGCTGGCCCCCATCGAGGTCGACCCGCCGGAGCACCGCGACTGGCGACGTCTCCTCAACCCGCTCATGTCGCCGCCGACGGTGGCCCGTCACGAGCCCGCCATGCGGCGCATCGCATCGGACCTGATGGACGAGTTCGTGGCAGCGGGCCAGTGTGACCTGGCCGTCGACTTCGCCTGGAAGTTCGTTCCGGCGGCCCTCTTCCAGCTGCTCCTCGGAGTCGCCCCGCAGGAGGTTCCGCACACCCGGGAGCTCGCACACCGCATCGTGTCGCACGGCACTACGCAGGAGGAGCAGAACCAGGCGTTCGCCGACCTGAGCGACTGGTCGCTGCGGTACCTGGACTGGCGCGAGACGCAGCCGGAGCGCGGCGACGTCGTCGACGCGCTGCTGCGGGGGGAGATGCGAGGCCGTCCTCTCACCCGGGAGGAGATGGTGCGCGCGATGATCCTGCTGATCGTCGCGGGAATGGACACCACATCCAACAGCATCGGTGACCTGGCGCTGCACCTGATCGACGACCCCGCCCTGACCGAGCTGTTCCGCGACAACGAGCACTCCGTGGAACAGATCGTCGAGGAAATGCTGCGCCACGGTTCGGTCTCCTTCGGGCTGTCCAGGGTGACCACCAGGGAGACGGTGGTCGCCGGCTGCCGGATACCGCAGGGCGAGCGCGTGTTCCTGCTGTGGGCGGGCGCCAACCGGGACCGCCGCGTCTTCCCCGACCCGGAGAGCTTCGACCCGTCCCGCGCCCCCAACCCTCATCTGGCGTTCGGGGCGGGACCGCACCGTTGCATGGGGGCCCATTTCGCGCGGCTCATGCTCAAGGTGGCGGCGACCGAGATCCACGCACGGATGCCCGGTCTTCGACTGCGTCCGGGCGCGCGGATCGAGCAGCCCCCGGGCCTCGTCCGCAGTACCCGTTCCCTCCCCGTGCTCTTCGAGCCGACGGCCGTGCGGGAGGCGCGGTGA
- a CDS encoding cytochrome P450, which produces MKPSAQAPALPPIAPDDPDFYREPERAFGWLQEHSPVHPWVSAKGRPMYVVSRWADVRQVSASPAQFSSGRGHMIDQPRAGHGDRPADSRQDTPLLHNIDPPEHDKHRKLISRSLTARRVVGLEPAVRKVITRVLGAVPGNEEIDAVSAFAAAVPLRVIAELLGVPFADLPLLRGWSDELAATSDAEGARPRQEVLSEFFDYLDILIAERRRCPRDDLITSLAFAEVEGEKLSHPELLMHIWTALVAGNETARNAISGGIEAFTGHPGEYRRLTQEPGIAETATEEILRWTTPARYGGRTVVRPVRLAGRQLHAGEYVLMLYSAGNRDSRVFPDPYRFDIGRDSSRLHLSFGHATHFCVGSQLARLELRILLEELAVRYRGISAAGPVERTRSPMLNGYERVPVVLHV; this is translated from the coding sequence GTGAAGCCCTCGGCACAGGCCCCGGCCCTGCCACCCATCGCACCCGACGACCCCGACTTCTACCGGGAACCGGAGCGCGCGTTCGGGTGGCTGCAGGAGCACAGCCCGGTCCATCCCTGGGTGTCGGCCAAAGGCAGGCCGATGTACGTGGTCTCCCGATGGGCAGACGTGCGCCAGGTGTCGGCATCCCCCGCACAGTTCAGCAGCGGACGCGGGCACATGATCGACCAGCCCCGCGCCGGCCACGGCGACCGGCCGGCCGACAGCAGACAGGACACACCCCTGCTGCACAACATCGATCCACCGGAGCACGACAAACACCGCAAGCTGATCAGTCGCAGCCTCACCGCGCGCAGGGTGGTCGGGCTCGAACCGGCCGTACGCAAAGTGATCACGCGGGTTCTCGGCGCTGTGCCCGGCAACGAGGAGATCGATGCCGTGAGCGCCTTCGCGGCGGCCGTACCGCTACGGGTGATCGCCGAACTGCTGGGTGTGCCGTTCGCCGACCTGCCGCTGCTGCGCGGCTGGTCCGACGAGCTCGCCGCCACCTCGGACGCCGAGGGCGCGCGACCACGACAGGAGGTGCTGTCCGAATTCTTCGACTACCTGGACATCCTCATCGCCGAACGGCGCCGCTGTCCCCGGGACGACCTGATCACCTCCCTGGCGTTCGCCGAGGTCGAGGGTGAGAAGCTCTCCCACCCGGAGCTCCTCATGCACATATGGACGGCGCTCGTGGCGGGCAACGAGACCGCGCGCAACGCCATCTCCGGTGGCATCGAGGCGTTCACCGGACACCCCGGCGAGTACCGGCGGCTGACCCAGGAGCCGGGAATCGCCGAGACGGCCACCGAGGAGATACTGCGCTGGACCACACCCGCGCGATACGGCGGCCGCACCGTGGTGCGTCCGGTGCGACTGGCTGGACGACAACTGCACGCCGGCGAATACGTGTTGATGCTCTACAGCGCGGGCAACCGCGACAGCCGGGTGTTCCCCGACCCCTACCGCTTCGACATCGGACGTGACAGCAGCCGGCTGCACCTCTCGTTCGGCCACGCCACCCACTTCTGCGTCGGTTCCCAGCTCGCCCGGCTCGAACTGCGGATCCTGCTGGAGGAACTCGCCGTCCGCTACCGCGGCATCTCGGCGGCCGGACCCGTGGAGCGCACCCGCAGCCCCATGCTCAACGGCTACGAACGCGTCCCGGTCGTGCTTCATGTCTGA
- a CDS encoding MFS transporter — protein MTVACTTQFVVVLDVSVVHVALPSVRQDLGFSTEGLQWVVTAYMLAFGGSLLLGGRLADLIGQQRALLGGMALFATASLVAGLAWGPGVLISARAVQGIGAAVLSPVSLTLLTSEFHDANLRARALAAWGGVAAAAGAAGVFVGGLVTQYLNWRWTMLINVPIALLVLVLARGTVAGRTRGAAWRTPDIVGALAVTAGLVACVYGVEPGRRPVLGAGLALLAFFAVWEARGAREPLLPIPVLRSRSVSVANVGMFLTAAATFSMWFFLSLHLQNQRGFSPLETGAAFLPQYLAIVAGAQLAARLLPAYGAKRMLAIAALLQSAGFAWLSAAGPHSPFPVHILLPGLLVTLALGLASTPLTLAATSGVAADRAGTASGLVNTSRHLGGAMGVAALAAVAGQRPGGVDRIFRTDALLLAAVAVLALLLPEPSERKDSSEPA, from the coding sequence ATGACCGTGGCGTGCACGACGCAGTTCGTCGTGGTGCTGGACGTCTCCGTCGTCCATGTGGCACTGCCTTCGGTCCGTCAAGACCTCGGGTTCTCCACCGAGGGGCTCCAATGGGTCGTCACCGCCTACATGCTGGCGTTCGGCGGGTCGCTGCTGCTGGGCGGCAGGCTCGCGGATCTGATCGGCCAACAGCGCGCGCTGCTGGGTGGAATGGCCCTCTTCGCCACCGCGAGTCTCGTCGCCGGCCTGGCCTGGGGGCCGGGGGTGCTGATCTCCGCCCGCGCCGTTCAGGGCATCGGGGCCGCGGTGCTGTCCCCCGTCTCGCTGACCCTGCTCACCAGCGAGTTCCACGACGCGAATCTCAGGGCGAGGGCACTCGCGGCCTGGGGCGGGGTGGCCGCCGCGGCGGGCGCGGCCGGTGTCTTCGTGGGCGGACTCGTCACGCAGTACCTGAACTGGCGCTGGACGATGCTCATCAACGTGCCGATCGCGCTTCTCGTCCTCGTGCTGGCCCGGGGCACTGTGGCCGGCCGGACACGGGGCGCGGCGTGGCGCACCCCGGACATCGTGGGGGCCCTGGCTGTGACGGCGGGCCTGGTCGCCTGTGTCTACGGCGTCGAGCCGGGACGCCGACCGGTGCTCGGTGCGGGGCTGGCGCTGCTCGCCTTCTTCGCGGTGTGGGAGGCCCGGGGGGCCCGTGAGCCGCTGCTGCCGATCCCCGTGCTCCGCAGCCGGTCCGTTTCCGTCGCGAACGTGGGGATGTTCCTGACCGCTGCGGCCACCTTCTCGATGTGGTTCTTCCTCTCGCTCCATCTCCAGAACCAGCGCGGATTCAGCCCGCTCGAAACCGGCGCGGCCTTCCTCCCGCAGTACCTGGCCATCGTGGCGGGAGCGCAGCTGGCCGCCCGCCTGCTGCCGGCGTACGGAGCCAAGCGGATGCTGGCGATCGCGGCGCTGCTCCAGTCGGCCGGCTTCGCCTGGCTGTCCGCTGCGGGTCCGCACAGCCCGTTCCCCGTACACATCCTGCTGCCCGGTCTCCTCGTCACCCTGGCCCTCGGGCTGGCGAGCACCCCTCTGACCCTGGCGGCGACCAGTGGGGTGGCGGCGGACCGGGCCGGCACCGCCTCCGGGCTCGTCAACACCTCACGCCATCTGGGCGGTGCCATGGGCGTCGCGGCGCTGGCCGCCGTCGCCGGGCAGCGGCCCGGGGGAGTGGACCGGATCTTCCGGACCGACGCTCTGCTGCTGGCCGCCGTCGCAGTGCTCGCGCTGCTCCTGCCCGAGCCATCCGAGAGAAAGGACTCCAGTGAACCAGCCTGA
- a CDS encoding SDR family NAD(P)-dependent oxidoreductase, with the protein MNQPDALERFRLTGRTALITGAGRNIGAAIASGYAQAGADLLLVDRDKEAVEDVAESIRASTGRVVATVHRDVGAADIVDQVAGAAEAHFDAVDILVNGALAFGATGTHSADVSTAQWQDALDVNVLAPARLSSLFVNTLVKGGPGTIINLLSGAGFAPVPLAAPYSMSKAALWMLTRCFAKDCAPRIRVNGLCPGTISPDGVARTEELRKATPMGRGGRADEVVGAAIYLASDASGYSTGDVVYVNGGFTGLTGYSDEIIGSDPVGRPRTGRRSAG; encoded by the coding sequence GTGAACCAGCCTGATGCCCTCGAACGATTCCGGCTGACCGGACGTACCGCTCTGATCACCGGGGCGGGCCGGAACATCGGTGCTGCCATCGCGTCGGGCTACGCTCAGGCCGGCGCCGACCTCCTCCTCGTCGACCGTGACAAGGAAGCGGTGGAAGACGTCGCCGAGTCCATCCGCGCCTCGACCGGACGCGTCGTGGCCACCGTGCACCGCGATGTCGGCGCCGCCGACATCGTCGACCAGGTGGCCGGCGCGGCAGAGGCGCACTTCGACGCGGTGGACATCCTGGTCAACGGCGCGCTGGCCTTCGGGGCCACCGGTACGCACAGCGCCGATGTGTCGACGGCGCAGTGGCAGGACGCGCTCGACGTCAATGTGCTGGCCCCGGCGAGACTCTCGTCGCTGTTCGTCAACACGTTGGTGAAGGGCGGTCCGGGCACCATCATCAACCTCCTCTCGGGAGCCGGGTTCGCACCGGTTCCGCTGGCAGCGCCGTACAGCATGTCGAAGGCGGCCCTGTGGATGCTCACCCGGTGTTTCGCCAAGGACTGCGCCCCGCGCATCAGGGTCAACGGGCTGTGCCCCGGGACCATTTCACCGGACGGCGTCGCGCGCACGGAGGAGCTCCGCAAGGCGACCCCCATGGGCCGGGGCGGACGTGCGGACGAGGTTGTCGGCGCGGCGATCTACCTGGCGTCGGATGCGTCCGGCTACTCGACCGGAGACGTTGTCTATGTGAACGGAGGATTCACCGGACTCACTGGCTACAGCGACGAGATCATCGGCTCGGACCCCGTGGGCCGTCCGCGTACCGGGAGGCGTTCGGCGGGATGA
- a CDS encoding helix-turn-helix domain-containing protein — translation MTTVAQETIGERIELLRRRRGLSRQTLASLVGHSSEWLRQVERKGRGVDRLSTLLRLAEVLQVKDVAAFMGVAVPGRRVDEPTFGAAPDIRAALLGHRAAVRAGGHRPGDIDRLASEVTEAWTWWRQSARRWSAVRTSLPGLLERVCGPHIDRAAPEALRLSAETHRLAAAYLHSSGDLSLALLATDRALAEARLASAPLTEAACLQGFGDVLLRLQAPAEACEMCVTAADALELYDGSPACETTAARVRLYLTAAEAAAFARDHHGAERLLDRAAMLVQDAQDMTSVPSPVPPGTTAPARPVDVAIYRVRVEVVLGRSGKALRLAEHVGSVDTLDREGRARFYLTLARAHLHQRNQPGAVLALMQADRASPEEVRFNVYAQHLLKQAIGQDSVTVRHDLYRLAERAGLL, via the coding sequence ATGACGACAGTCGCGCAAGAGACGATCGGGGAACGGATCGAACTGCTCAGGCGCCGACGAGGACTCTCCCGGCAGACCCTTGCCTCGTTGGTCGGACACAGCTCCGAGTGGCTGCGGCAGGTGGAGCGCAAGGGGCGGGGGGTGGACCGGCTGTCGACCCTCCTGCGGCTCGCCGAGGTCCTTCAAGTGAAGGACGTCGCGGCCTTCATGGGGGTCGCAGTGCCGGGCCGGCGGGTCGACGAGCCGACGTTCGGAGCGGCGCCGGACATACGGGCGGCGCTCCTCGGCCACCGCGCGGCGGTCCGCGCGGGTGGCCACCGGCCGGGCGACATCGACCGGCTGGCCTCGGAGGTGACCGAGGCCTGGACGTGGTGGCGGCAGTCCGCGAGACGCTGGTCCGCCGTGCGAACGAGCCTGCCGGGACTGCTGGAACGGGTCTGCGGACCGCACATCGACCGTGCGGCCCCCGAAGCACTCCGACTGAGCGCCGAAACACATCGGCTGGCCGCCGCCTACCTGCACAGTTCGGGGGACCTGTCCCTGGCCCTGCTGGCGACGGACCGGGCGCTGGCCGAAGCCAGGCTGGCCTCGGCGCCCCTGACCGAGGCGGCATGCCTTCAGGGCTTCGGCGATGTACTGCTGCGTCTTCAGGCGCCGGCCGAGGCCTGCGAGATGTGCGTCACGGCGGCCGACGCCCTGGAGCTGTACGACGGTTCCCCCGCCTGCGAGACCACCGCGGCCCGCGTACGGCTGTACCTCACCGCGGCCGAGGCGGCGGCGTTCGCCCGCGACCACCACGGCGCCGAGCGGTTGCTCGACCGGGCCGCCATGCTGGTCCAGGACGCACAGGACATGACGTCGGTGCCCAGTCCCGTGCCCCCGGGGACGACGGCGCCCGCCCGGCCGGTGGACGTGGCGATCTACCGTGTCCGGGTCGAGGTCGTGCTCGGCCGTTCGGGCAAGGCGCTGCGGCTGGCCGAACACGTCGGCAGTGTGGACACGCTGGACCGTGAGGGCCGGGCCCGGTTCTATCTGACCCTGGCACGGGCCCACCTGCATCAGCGTAATCAGCCGGGCGCGGTGCTGGCACTCATGCAGGCGGACCGGGCCTCGCCCGAGGAGGTCCGGTTCAACGTCTACGCGCAGCACCTTCTCAAGCAGGCGATCGGCCAGGACAGCGTCACCGTTCGCCACGACCTGTACCGTCTGGCCGAACGGGCGGGTCTGCTGTGA